Proteins found in one Corynebacterium canis genomic segment:
- a CDS encoding NAD(P)H-binding protein, with amino-acid sequence MKIFVAGATGRVAQALIQELVSAGHHVFAGARNPAAIPTTSNITPVAFDLTASPEELSKLIAPVDAIYFTAGSRGANLLQVDAFGAVKLMQAAELAGVERFILLSSVFATQPERWSDPGLAEIMNYNIAKFFADQWLIRNTSLDYTIIQPGRLVEASTATGLIQTDVTFAQPNSIPNVAQVLAAVLERRNTFGKVITMADGSVPIAEALEAV; translated from the coding sequence ATGAAGATATTTGTCGCCGGCGCCACTGGTCGCGTCGCCCAAGCCCTCATCCAAGAACTCGTATCCGCAGGTCATCACGTTTTTGCGGGCGCACGAAACCCCGCCGCCATTCCCACTACAAGCAATATCACCCCCGTAGCCTTCGATTTAACGGCGTCGCCTGAGGAATTATCCAAGCTCATCGCTCCCGTAGACGCGATATATTTCACCGCAGGCTCGCGCGGCGCAAACTTATTGCAGGTGGATGCCTTCGGCGCGGTCAAGCTCATGCAAGCTGCCGAGTTGGCAGGTGTTGAGCGGTTTATCCTGCTGTCTTCTGTGTTTGCCACACAACCAGAAAGGTGGTCCGACCCGGGCCTCGCGGAGATCATGAATTACAACATCGCCAAATTCTTCGCTGACCAGTGGTTAATCCGCAACACCTCGCTGGATTACACGATTATCCAACCGGGCCGCCTTGTCGAGGCAAGCACCGCAACGGGTCTGATCCAAACCGATGTCACCTTTGCGCAACCGAATTCGATCCCAAACGTCGCCCAAGTTCTCGCCGCCGTTCTCGAACGCAGGAATACTTTCGGCAAGGTCATCACGATGGCCGACGGTTCCGTTCCCATCGCGGAAGCTCTGGAAGCCGTGTAG